The proteins below are encoded in one region of Streptomyces ficellus:
- a CDS encoding ArsR/SmtB family transcription factor, whose product MADDVFKALADPTRRRILDELVERDGQTLFEICARLVAGHGSALSRQAISQHLAVLESAGLVVTRRQGRYKFHDLNTRPLEHIVTRWLRPDGPESTP is encoded by the coding sequence ATGGCGGACGATGTGTTCAAGGCGCTGGCCGACCCCACGCGTCGGCGCATCCTCGATGAGCTGGTGGAACGGGACGGCCAGACCCTGTTCGAGATCTGCGCGCGGCTGGTTGCCGGGCACGGCTCGGCGCTGTCGCGCCAGGCGATCAGCCAGCACCTGGCCGTGCTGGAATCCGCGGGCCTGGTCGTGACGCGACGACAGGGCCGCTACAAGTTCCACGACCTGAACACCCGACCCCTGGAGCACATCGTCACCCGATGGCTCAGGCCCGACGGACCGGAGAGCACCCCATGA
- a CDS encoding VOC family protein, with protein sequence MRIHITSVFVDDQEKALRFYTDVLGFVKKHDVPVGEARWLTVVSPEAPDGTELLLEPSGHPAVGPYQTALVEDGIPAASFAVDDVPAEFDRLSGLGVRFTQQPLEMGPVTTAVLDDTCGNLIQIVHGA encoded by the coding sequence ATGAGGATCCACATCACCAGCGTCTTCGTCGACGACCAGGAGAAGGCCCTGCGCTTCTACACCGACGTCCTGGGCTTCGTGAAGAAGCACGACGTCCCGGTCGGTGAGGCCCGCTGGCTGACCGTGGTCTCGCCGGAGGCTCCCGACGGGACCGAACTCCTGCTGGAGCCGTCCGGGCATCCCGCCGTGGGGCCGTACCAAACGGCGCTGGTCGAGGACGGCATCCCGGCCGCCTCCTTCGCCGTGGACGACGTACCGGCCGAGTTCGACCGGCTGAGCGGCCTCGGCGTGCGGTTCACCCAGCAGCCGCTGGAAATGGGCCCGGTCACCACCGCGGTCCTGGACGACACCTGCGGCAACCTGATCCAGATCGTCCACGGCGCGTAG
- a CDS encoding DUF4097 family beta strand repeat-containing protein codes for MQKFDTTAPVSAVLDVPAGRVQIIAADRADATVEVLPADASKSRDAQAAKETTVAFTDGVLRIAAPEAKNQLLGHSGSVEVTVQLPAGSHVTVKAADAELRGVGRLGDVTFEGARGTVKLDEAASARLALAAGDVSLGRLGGPAEISTQKGDLHVAEAERGTVVLSTEHGEISVGAARGVSATLDAGTSYGRIHNALRNAEGAGAALEIRATTAYGDITARSL; via the coding sequence ATGCAGAAGTTCGACACCACCGCCCCGGTCTCCGCCGTCCTCGACGTCCCCGCCGGGCGCGTGCAGATCATCGCGGCCGACCGGGCCGACGCCACGGTCGAGGTCCTGCCCGCGGACGCCTCGAAGAGCCGGGACGCGCAGGCGGCCAAGGAGACCACGGTCGCGTTCACGGACGGCGTCCTGAGGATCGCGGCGCCGGAGGCGAAGAACCAGCTCCTCGGCCACTCCGGCTCGGTCGAGGTGACCGTTCAGCTGCCGGCCGGCTCCCACGTCACGGTGAAGGCGGCCGACGCGGAGCTCCGGGGCGTGGGACGGCTCGGCGACGTCACCTTCGAGGGCGCGCGGGGCACGGTCAAGCTCGACGAGGCCGCGAGCGCCCGGCTCGCCCTCGCCGCCGGTGACGTCTCGCTCGGCCGCCTCGGCGGCCCGGCGGAGATCAGCACCCAGAAGGGCGACCTCCACGTCGCCGAGGCGGAGCGCGGCACGGTCGTGCTCAGCACGGAGCACGGCGAGATCTCGGTCGGCGCGGCCCGCGGGGTCTCCGCCACCCTGGACGCCGGCACCTCCTACGGCCGGATCCACAACGCCCTCAGGAACGCCGAAGGCGCCGGCGCGGCCCTGGAGATCCGGGCGACCACCGCCTACGGCGACATCACCGCCCGCAGCCTGTGA